The genomic DNA GGATGAGGTCTGGGCTGGCGATCGGGCCGATTTCCTTGCGCACCCATTGCACCAGTTCCTTGCGCAGCGCCTCGGTCGGCTCCTCGCCGGCGGTCAGCGTCACATAGGCATAGATGCCCTGGCCCTTGATGTCGTGCGGGTAGCCGACCACGGCGGCTTCCGCCACCTTCGGATGGGCGACCAGCGCGCTTTCCACCTCGGCCGTGCCCATGCGATGGCCGGACACGTTGATCACGTCATCGACGCGGCCGGTGATCCAGTAATAGCCATCCTCGTCCCGCCGCGCGCCGTCGCCGGTGAAGTAGTAGCCGAGGAAGGTCGAGAAGTAGGTGTCGATGAAGCGCTGGTGATCGCCATAGACGGTGCGCATCTGGCCGGGCCAGCTGTCGGCGATGCAGAGATTGCCCTCGGTGGCGCCCTTCAGCTCGTTGCCTTCATGGTCCACCAGCACCGGCAGAACCCCGAAGAACGGGCGGGTGGCCGATCCCGGCTTCAGCGGCGTGGCGCCAGGCAGCGGGCTGATCAGGATGCCGCCGGTCTCGGTCTGCCACCAGGTATCGACGATGGGCGACTTCTCGTCGCCGACGACGCGGTAGTACCACAGCCAGGCTTCCGGGTTGATCGGCTCGCCGACCGAGCCCAGCAGGCGCAGGCTCTTGCGGTTGGTCTTCTTTACCGGCTCCTCGCCGTCGCGCATCAGGGCGCGGATGGCGGTCGGCGCGGTGTAGAAGGTATTCACCTTGTGCTTGTCCACGACCTGCCAGAAGCGCGAGCCGTCCGGATAGTTCGGCACGCCCTCGAACATCAGCGTGGTGGCCCCGTTCGCCAGCGGGCCATAGACGATGTAGCTGTGGCCGGTCACCCAGCCGACATCGGCGGTGCACCAGTAGATATCGCCCTCGTGATAGTCGAAGACATACTGGTGGGTCATCGAGGTATAGACGAGATAGCCGCCCGAGGTGTGCAGCACGCCCTTCGGACTGCCGGTCGAGCCGGAGGTATAGAGGATGAACAGCGGGTCTTCCGCCTTCATCTCCTCCGGCGGGCAGTCGGCCGGAACCTTGGAGGCCGCCTCGTGGTACCAGACATCGCGCCCGTCCGCCCAGTCGATCTTGCCGCCGGTGCGCTTCACCACGACGACACTCTTCACGCCCGGACACTTCTTCAGCGCCTCGTCGGTGTTCGCCTTCAGCGGCACCTTGCGGCCGCCGCGCAGCCCTTCGTCGGAGGTCACGACCACGGTGGAATCGCAATCCACGATCCGGCCTGCCAGCGCGTCCGGCGAGAAGCCGCCGAACACCACGGAATGGATGGCGCCGATGCGCGCGCAGGCCAGCATGGCATAGGCCGCTTCCGGGATCATCGGCAGGTAGATCGTCACCCGGTCGCCCTTCTTCACGCCCTGCGCCTTCAGCACATTGGCGAAGCGGCAGACCTCCTCATGGAGCTGGCCATAGGTGATGTTTTTATGCTCGGACGGATCGTCGCCTTCCCAGATGATCGCCACCTGGTCGCGGCGCTTGGCCAGGTGCCGGTCGATGCAGTTGGCCGCGACATTCAGCGTGCCATCCTCGAACCAACGGATATGCAGGTTGTTGCGGTCGAAGGAGATGTCCTTGACCTTGCTGTAGGGCTTGATCCAGTCGATGCGCTTGCCGTGTTCGGCCCAGAAACCGTCCGGGTCCTTGATCGAGCGTTCGTAGAGGTCGAAATACCCTTTTTCGTCAATCCAGGCGGATTTAGCCCGGTCTTCGCGAATCGGTATCACTGAGGCGTCTGACATGATGCGGCCGTCTCCCTAAGTTCCGAATGCGTTTATATGACCGTACGGGCTGTCCGGGGGCTCGCAGCGATCTGGCCAATCACGCGGTTAGCGGGGCGATTATCCATGCTCGCACGGCGCGAAACAAGCCCGCCGAAATCGCTCGCTTCTGCCGGGAAATCGGCCCCGCCCTTGAGCGACGGGAATGAAGCCCTATAGTGACGGCAAATCACGAAGGGGAAATTCCACAATGCTTTCTGGCCTGCGGACCGCGCTTTTCGCCCTCAGTCTTGCCTGCGCCCTTCTCGTGCCGGCCGCCGGTGCGATGGCGCAACAGTCCGGCCAGGCCCAGGAAACGGCCCAGGACTCTGCCCAGGTGCCAGCGCAGCAGGAATTGCAGAAGCTGGCCGATACGCTGAAGGACGAGCAGAAGCGCCAGGCGCTGATCGAGCAGATCGAGGCGCTGGTCAAGGTTCAGGATGCCAGCGGCGAGGCGCAGGAGCCGGTGCCGGTGTCCAGCCTGCTGGGCCGCGTGTCGGCGCGCATCGGTGTGCTGAGCGGCGCGCTGGTCCAGGGCATCGAGGCGGTGTTCAACTATGACCGCGTTCTCGACTGGGGTATGACGCTGGCGCGGGACGAACAGCGCCGCGAGCGCCTGCTGCTCGGCCTCGGCAAGATCCTCGTCGTCGTGCTGTCGGGCTATGTCGCCTATTACGTGGTGCGCCTGCTGTTCCGGCGGCTACGGCGTCAGGCGGCGGAGAAGGAGACGCAGACCCGCTGGCTCAGCTGGCTGATGCTTCTGGTGCGCGGCGTGTTCGACCTGATCCCGGTCCTGGCCTTCTTCGGCGCCGCCCAGGCGGTCATCGTTATGGCGCAGATGCCGCCTTCCGTGCGGCTGGCGTCGGTTGCGCTGATCTTCGCCTTCGTCGTGTACAAGGCGGTGATGGCCGCCATCGACCTGATGCTGTCGCCACAGCATCGCGACCGCCGCCATCTGCGCATCACCGACGAGACCGCGGCCTATCTGCATATCTGGCTGCGCCGTTTCACGATAACCGCCGTGTTCGGCCTGTTCGCCGTCGAGGCCGCGGTGCCGCTTGGCCTGCCGAACGCGGTGGCTGAGGTTTTCGTGAAGCTGATCTATGTCGTGCTGGCGGTCATGGCGGTCATCTTCGTGCTGCAGAACCGCAAGCCGGTGGCCGATGCGCTGCGCGGCGGTGATCCGGCGACCGCCTGGCAGGCCGAAGGCGAGGAGCCGCAGCCCGAACTGCCCGCCGCCGCCCGCGCGATGCGGCGGATGCGTCGGCGGATTGCCGGCATCTGGCACTTTGTGGCGCTGCTCTACATCTTCGCCCTCTTCGGCATCCTGATCCTTGAGGTCCAGGGCGGCTTCACCTTCGTGATCCGCGCGACAATCATTTCCGGCATCATCCTGGTCCTGGCCCGTCTGGCCTGGACCGGGATCGACCGGGCGGTCACGCAGCTGTTTTCGGTCAGCGAGCAGATGCGCCAGGATTTCCCCAGCCTGGAGGCCCGCGCCAACCGCTATGTGCCTGTGCTCAGCACCGTGCTGCATGGCCTCATCGTCGTGATCGCCGCCGTGGCGCTGCTGCAGGTCTGGGGGCTGGACGCCTTCGCCTATGTCACCTCAACCGGCGGCCAGCGTTTCGTGACCACGGTGCTGACCATCCTGATCATCCTCGGCGTGGCCGCCGCGATCTGGGAGGCGGTCAGCCTGATGGTGGAGCGCTATCTGAAGCGGCTGGACGATCAGGGCCAGACCAACACCCGCGCCAAGACCCTGCTGCCGCTGGTGCGCAACGCGCTGTTGATCGTGCTGATCACGCTGGTCACGCTGATCGTGCTGTCGGAGTTGGGGGTCAATATCGCGCCGCTGCTGGCCGGTGCCGGTGTCATCGGCCTGGCCATCGGCTTCGGCTCGCAGGCGCTGGTGAAGGATGTGATCACCGGCCTGTTCCTGCTGGTCGAGGACACCATCAATGTCGGTGACGTGGTGCAGGTCGGCAGCCAGTCCGGCGTGGTCGAGGGCATGTCGATCCGCGCCATCCGGCTGCGCGACCTGGGCGGCAACGTGCATGTCATCCCGTTCGGCTCGGTCGATATCATCACCAACATGACCAAGGATTTCGGCCGCGCGGTGGTCGATGTCGGCATCGCCTACCGGGAGAATGTGGACGAGGTCATCGAGGTGCTGCGCAAGATCGGCGAGGAACTGGCCGAGGACGAGAACTTCAAGGCCAATATCACCGCGCCGATGGAGATTTTCGGCGTGCAGGCGCTGGGCGATTCCGCCGTGGTCATCCGCTGCCGCTTCACCACCAAGGCCGGCATGCAGTGGGCCATCAGCCGCGAGATGAACCGCCGGGTGAAGAACCGCTTCGACGAGCTGGGCATCGAGATTCCGTTCCCGCATCAGACGCTGTATTTCGGCATCGACAAGGAGGGCGGCTCGCCGCCGGCGCGGCTGCTGATCGACCGGACAAAGCGCGCCAAGCCGGTGCAGAAGGACGAGGCCGCCGTCGACGCTGCCACGTCCGAGGCGAAGCAGCCCAAGGGCCCGCCGCCGGAGATGCGCGATTCCGCTGACGCCAAGGTTCAGGCCGCGAAGGAAGAGGCGGAGGAGAAGCAGGCCGAGGAGGCCGCGGAGAAGGAAAAGAAAAAGAGCTAGCCTCTGCGCCAGCGTCGTTTCGATGAGGCCGGTATCGTGGTGGGCGCGATGGAGGCGCCCGCCACCACCACCGGCCGGGCATTCACCCGCTCGCGATGCCAGACATAGACGCCGGACGCGATGACGATGCTGGCCCCAACCCAGGTCCAGCCATCGGGGACCGAGGCGAAGACCAGATAGCCGATGGCCGTCGTCCAGATCAGGTTGCTGTAGGAGAATGGCGCCAGCAGCGAGGCCGAGGCCAGGTTGAAGCCGCGGATCAGCAGGTACTGGCCGGTCACCGACAGAAAGCCCATCACCACCATGAAGCCCCAGTAGGCGGCATCGGCCGGTACCCACAGGAAGGGCATGATCGCGCTCATGATGACCACCCCGACCAGCGCCGTGTAGAACAGCGTCGTCACCGGCTTTTCGGCATGGCGCATGCGGCGGGTCATGATCAGGCCCAGCGCCCAGCTGGTCGCGGAGAACATCGGGAAGAAGGCTGCCGGGTCGAACTGGTCGCTGCCCGGCCGGATGATGATGAGCATGCCGATGAAGCCGGCCAGCACCGCCAGCCAGCGGCGCAGCCCCACCTTTTCCCCCAGCAGCGGGATCGACAGCGCCGTCACCATCAGCGGGGCGACGAAGCCGATGGCGGTCGCCTGCGCCAGCGGCAGGTGCGCCAGCCCGGTGACGAAGAAGGTGGAGGAGCCCAGCATGAACAGGCCGCGCGTCAGCTGCAGCTTCGGCTGGCCGGTGGCAAGCGGCCGGTCGCGCCACACCAGCAGCAGCCAGGGCAGCAGGAACAGCGTGTTGAAGAAATAGCGCCCCCAGACCACCTGCAGCGGTGGAACGCTTGCGGTCATGTGCTTCGCGATGCCGTCCATCACGCTGAACAGCAGCATCGCCGCCAAGGTGAAGGCGATGGCTGTAAAAGGGCGGTCGGCCTCGGTCAGCGTCGGGGCCGGGGCGGGTGAGGGGGTGGCGGTCACGGGCGGGGCATTTCCTCGGCGTTTTTGTCACTCTGCGGCCAAACCCGCCGCGCAGCCAGATGGAAAGCGTCGGGGCAGCCCTGCTTTATGCGCTTCTTTTGAGGGCGATGACGAAGCCCTGCACCGGCTGGCGTTTTTCCAGCCGCAGCACCGCCTGCTCGGCCAGCACCACGGACAGGCCGCGCTCCGCGGCCAGCCGCGCGATATAGCCTTCGGCATGGCCGAACCGCCGGGTCGGTTTCAGCTGGAAGGGGCCGTCCGACCCTTCCGGCAGGGCCTCGGCGGTGGCGAGGAACAGCC from Oceanibaculum indicum P24 includes the following:
- the acs gene encoding acetate--CoA ligase, encoding MSDASVIPIREDRAKSAWIDEKGYFDLYERSIKDPDGFWAEHGKRIDWIKPYSKVKDISFDRNNLHIRWFEDGTLNVAANCIDRHLAKRRDQVAIIWEGDDPSEHKNITYGQLHEEVCRFANVLKAQGVKKGDRVTIYLPMIPEAAYAMLACARIGAIHSVVFGGFSPDALAGRIVDCDSTVVVTSDEGLRGGRKVPLKANTDEALKKCPGVKSVVVVKRTGGKIDWADGRDVWYHEAASKVPADCPPEEMKAEDPLFILYTSGSTGSPKGVLHTSGGYLVYTSMTHQYVFDYHEGDIYWCTADVGWVTGHSYIVYGPLANGATTLMFEGVPNYPDGSRFWQVVDKHKVNTFYTAPTAIRALMRDGEEPVKKTNRKSLRLLGSVGEPINPEAWLWYYRVVGDEKSPIVDTWWQTETGGILISPLPGATPLKPGSATRPFFGVLPVLVDHEGNELKGATEGNLCIADSWPGQMRTVYGDHQRFIDTYFSTFLGYYFTGDGARRDEDGYYWITGRVDDVINVSGHRMGTAEVESALVAHPKVAEAAVVGYPHDIKGQGIYAYVTLTAGEEPTEALRKELVQWVRKEIGPIASPDLIQWAPGLPKTRSGKIMRRILRKIAANEYDALGDTSTLADPGVVNDLIENRMNRAS
- a CDS encoding mechanosensitive ion channel domain-containing protein; translation: MLSGLRTALFALSLACALLVPAAGAMAQQSGQAQETAQDSAQVPAQQELQKLADTLKDEQKRQALIEQIEALVKVQDASGEAQEPVPVSSLLGRVSARIGVLSGALVQGIEAVFNYDRVLDWGMTLARDEQRRERLLLGLGKILVVVLSGYVAYYVVRLLFRRLRRQAAEKETQTRWLSWLMLLVRGVFDLIPVLAFFGAAQAVIVMAQMPPSVRLASVALIFAFVVYKAVMAAIDLMLSPQHRDRRHLRITDETAAYLHIWLRRFTITAVFGLFAVEAAVPLGLPNAVAEVFVKLIYVVLAVMAVIFVLQNRKPVADALRGGDPATAWQAEGEEPQPELPAAARAMRRMRRRIAGIWHFVALLYIFALFGILILEVQGGFTFVIRATIISGIILVLARLAWTGIDRAVTQLFSVSEQMRQDFPSLEARANRYVPVLSTVLHGLIVVIAAVALLQVWGLDAFAYVTSTGGQRFVTTVLTILIILGVAAAIWEAVSLMVERYLKRLDDQGQTNTRAKTLLPLVRNALLIVLITLVTLIVLSELGVNIAPLLAGAGVIGLAIGFGSQALVKDVITGLFLLVEDTINVGDVVQVGSQSGVVEGMSIRAIRLRDLGGNVHVIPFGSVDIITNMTKDFGRAVVDVGIAYRENVDEVIEVLRKIGEELAEDENFKANITAPMEIFGVQALGDSAVVIRCRFTTKAGMQWAISREMNRRVKNRFDELGIEIPFPHQTLYFGIDKEGGSPPARLLIDRTKRAKPVQKDEAAVDAATSEAKQPKGPPPEMRDSADAKVQAAKEEAEEKQAEEAAEKEKKKS
- a CDS encoding DMT family transporter: MTATPSPAPAPTLTEADRPFTAIAFTLAAMLLFSVMDGIAKHMTASVPPLQVVWGRYFFNTLFLLPWLLLVWRDRPLATGQPKLQLTRGLFMLGSSTFFVTGLAHLPLAQATAIGFVAPLMVTALSIPLLGEKVGLRRWLAVLAGFIGMLIIIRPGSDQFDPAAFFPMFSATSWALGLIMTRRMRHAEKPVTTLFYTALVGVVIMSAIMPFLWVPADAAYWGFMVVMGFLSVTGQYLLIRGFNLASASLLAPFSYSNLIWTTAIGYLVFASVPDGWTWVGASIVIASGVYVWHRERVNARPVVVAGASIAPTTIPASSKRRWRRG